A genomic stretch from Chitinophaga agri includes:
- a CDS encoding RNA polymerase sigma factor encodes MHVVQDIDSSLLTALRKGDEFAFRVLYERYWTELYTMAYRRLGDEEAAKDIVQNIFVNLWTSRKEIFIATSLAPYLNRAVRNKTISFYKKNLASLSRETYFQHEQVQYTPESDLEAKELEAVINNEISQMSDTMRRAFVLSRQENKSIREIATELSLSEQTIKNNISQALDRLRKKTQLFYSEPANLLGIAVILLTKP; translated from the coding sequence ATGCATGTTGTTCAAGATATAGACAGTTCGTTGCTGACAGCTTTGAGAAAGGGTGATGAATTTGCGTTCAGGGTACTGTATGAGCGTTACTGGACAGAGTTGTACACGATGGCCTATCGCAGGCTGGGTGATGAAGAAGCTGCAAAAGATATTGTTCAGAATATATTTGTTAATCTCTGGACGTCGCGGAAAGAGATCTTTATTGCAACCAGTCTTGCTCCTTATCTCAACCGTGCTGTACGTAATAAGACTATCAGCTTTTATAAAAAGAACCTCGCTTCCCTGTCAAGAGAAACCTATTTCCAGCATGAGCAGGTACAGTATACCCCCGAATCAGACCTGGAGGCCAAAGAGCTGGAAGCAGTTATCAATAATGAAATCTCTCAGATGTCAGATACAATGCGCCGGGCATTTGTATTAAGCCGGCAGGAGAATAAATCTATCCGGGAAATAGCTACAGAACTATCACTCTCCGAACAGACCATCAAAAATAATATCTCGCAGGCGCTTGACCGGTTACGTAAGAAAACACAGTTGTTCTATTCAGAACCAGCCAATCTTTTAGGCATTGCTGTCATTCTGTTAACAAAGCCGTAA